The Oncorhynchus mykiss isolate Arlee chromosome 30, USDA_OmykA_1.1, whole genome shotgun sequence genome includes a window with the following:
- the LOC110521322 gene encoding ladderlectin-like isoform X1, protein MFVQTARTWPEAERHCMFLGANLASVHSSEESQFLQAVVLIKTGDFPLTWIGGYDAVQANVEKDRLWFWSDGSKFDHQNWAKDEPNNYKGAREPCVQMNFGGTVSPLSFTDPFIKLNVIHSKDAWNDELCGRRYPSVCSIRNCSIHQTIN, encoded by the exons ATGTTTGTCCAGACTGCAAGGACATGGCCTGAAGCAGAG CGCCACTGTATGTTCCTTGGAGCAAACCTGGCGTCTGTGCACAGCTCTGAGGAGTCCCAATTTCTACAGGCGGTGGTGTTGATCAAGACTGGCGATTTCCCTCTGACCTGGATTGGAGGATATGATGCTGTTCAGGCAAATGTGGAAaag GACAGGCTATGGTTCTGGAGTGACGGATCTAAATTTGATCACCAGAACTGGGCGAAAGACGAGCCCAATAACTATAAGGGTGCCAGAGAGCCATGTGTTCAGATGAACTTTGGAGGTACAGTAAGCCCACTATCATTCACTGATCCATTCATCAAATTAAACGTTATTCATA GTAAAGATGCCTGGAATGATGAATTATGTGGAAGGAGATATCCCTCTGTGTGCTCCATAAGAAATTGTTCAATCCATCAAACTATCAACTGA
- the LOC110521322 gene encoding ladderlectin-like isoform X2, which yields MFVQTARTWPEAERHCMFLGANLASVHSSEESQFLQAVVLIKTGDFPLTWIGGYDAVQANVEKDRLWFWSDGSKFDHQNWAKDEPNNYKGAREPCVQMNFGGKDAWNDELCGRRYPSVCSIRNCSIHQTIN from the exons ATGTTTGTCCAGACTGCAAGGACATGGCCTGAAGCAGAG CGCCACTGTATGTTCCTTGGAGCAAACCTGGCGTCTGTGCACAGCTCTGAGGAGTCCCAATTTCTACAGGCGGTGGTGTTGATCAAGACTGGCGATTTCCCTCTGACCTGGATTGGAGGATATGATGCTGTTCAGGCAAATGTGGAAaag GACAGGCTATGGTTCTGGAGTGACGGATCTAAATTTGATCACCAGAACTGGGCGAAAGACGAGCCCAATAACTATAAGGGTGCCAGAGAGCCATGTGTTCAGATGAACTTTGGAG GTAAAGATGCCTGGAATGATGAATTATGTGGAAGGAGATATCCCTCTGTGTGCTCCATAAGAAATTGTTCAATCCATCAAACTATCAACTGA